A section of the Methanosarcina mazei S-6 genome encodes:
- a CDS encoding DUF3303 domain-containing protein, translated as MLFMDVSTWDPSNRDKILEHFKKLEVPEGIDIINQWVDLSGNRYYILYEAESAEAYGAFNLPWSDICVIDSVPVMEASEFMQLLPKYKK; from the coding sequence ATGTTATTCATGGACGTTAGTACCTGGGACCCTTCGAATCGCGACAAGATTCTTGAGCACTTCAAGAAACTGGAAGTTCCCGAAGGAATTGATATAATCAACCAGTGGGTTGACCTTTCCGGAAACCGCTATTACATTCTCTACGAAGCAGAAAGTGCCGAAGCTTACGGAGCATTCAACCTGCCCTGGTCTGATATCTGCGTGATTGACAGCGTCCCCGTAATGGAAGCTTCAGAATTCATGCAGCTCCTTCCCAAGTACAAAAAATAA